In Desulfobulbus oralis, one DNA window encodes the following:
- a CDS encoding IS5 family transposase (programmed frameshift), producing MSQLFYLSAEQLERIKPFFPRSHGIPRVDDRKVISGIIYVIKHGLQWKDAPREYGPYKTLYNRFLRWSQMGIFNNIFTELAKTAGQDGQVMIDATHLKAHRTAASLLKKGLFSRCIGRTKGGLNSKLHALCDAHGRPLAMTLTAGQVSDYKGAALLMDAIDALPEARALLADRGYDADWFRDALRTRGITPCIPPRRSRKRPCSYDQNLYKQRHKIEIMFGRIKDWRRIAMRYDRCAHTFFSALCLAASVIFYLD from the exons ATGAGCCAACTGTTCTACCTTTCTGCCGAGCAACTCGAACGTATCAAGCCCTTCTTTCCACGTTCACATGGTATTCCGCGGGTCGATGACCGGAAGGTCATCAGCGGCATCATTTATGTCATCAAACATGGCTTGCAGTGGAAGGACGCGCCGCGCGAGTATGGCCCTTATAAAACGCTCTACAATCGTTTTTTGCGTTGGAGCCAGATGGGCATCTTCAACAACATTTTTACCGAATTGGCAAAAACAGCGGGACAGGATGGCCAGGTGATGATCGATGCGACCCACCTCAAGGCGCATCGTACCGCCGCCAGTTTGCTCAAAAAAGGGCTCT TTTCCCGCTGCATCGGCCGCACAAAGGGCGGGCTGAACTCCAAACTCCATGCCCTTTGCGACGCTCACGGCAGGCCCCTGGCCATGACGCTCACGGCAGGCCAGGTAAGCGACTACAAAGGAGCCGCCCTGCTTATGGATGCCATAGATGCTTTGCCTGAGGCCAGGGCGCTGCTGGCGGACCGTGGTTATGACGCCGACTGGTTCCGTGATGCCCTGCGTACCAGAGGCATTACGCCCTGCATCCCGCCCAGAAGGAGCCGAAAGAGACCCTGCTCGTACGATCAAAATCTGTATAAACAGCGGCATAAGATCGAGATCATGTTTGGCAGGATCAAGGACTGGCGGAGAATAGCCATGCGTTATGACCGCTGCGCACATACCTTCTTTTCAGCTCTGTGCCTCGCGGCTTCCGTCATATTCTATCTCGATTAA